A window from Streptomyces subrutilus encodes these proteins:
- a CDS encoding DMT family transporter, whose protein sequence is MVATHPDGATAPPDAPGPPAGDPGRRRPSPHTEGLLALLVTVSIWAAFALSARALSASTLLPADAALLRFGVPLLVLLPALWRRRQRIASVRPGPAVKIVCGAGVPFFLAAMHGGALTSAAFVGSIVPGMVPLFVSALMAARGHGLPRGTQRAGLALIAAGVTALVWRHLVPVDTDVLAGTGTLLAASGLWALYTVGLREADLDPVGSIGLLCLPSFAVIGLLVLTGLLPTGLAHAAGSDIALFLVVQGLGVGLCAGLLYAVAIRRLGAERSAAVGSLSPVLVVLLAVPLLGEAPTPAVLAGVPLITAGVVLAHRRAGGRPPAPDPAPSPAPEVSAHA, encoded by the coding sequence GTGGTCGCTACGCACCCCGACGGCGCGACCGCGCCTCCCGACGCGCCGGGCCCGCCGGCCGGTGACCCCGGCCGGCGCCGCCCCTCCCCGCACACCGAGGGCCTGCTCGCCCTGCTCGTGACCGTGTCGATCTGGGCCGCCTTCGCGCTCAGCGCCCGGGCCCTGAGCGCCTCCACCCTGCTGCCCGCCGACGCGGCCCTGCTGCGCTTCGGCGTCCCGCTGCTGGTCCTGCTCCCCGCGCTGTGGCGCCGCCGTCAGCGCATCGCGTCGGTCCGGCCCGGACCCGCGGTGAAGATCGTCTGCGGGGCGGGCGTGCCGTTCTTCCTCGCCGCGATGCACGGCGGCGCCCTGACCTCCGCCGCCTTCGTCGGCTCGATCGTGCCCGGGATGGTCCCGCTGTTCGTCTCCGCGCTGATGGCCGCCCGCGGGCACGGCCTGCCCCGCGGGACGCAGCGCGCCGGGCTCGCCCTGATCGCGGCCGGGGTGACCGCCCTCGTCTGGCGCCACCTCGTCCCGGTGGACACCGATGTCCTCGCGGGTACGGGCACCCTCCTGGCGGCCAGCGGGCTGTGGGCCCTCTACACGGTCGGGCTGCGGGAGGCGGACCTCGACCCCGTCGGGTCCATCGGACTGCTCTGCCTGCCGTCCTTCGCCGTGATCGGCCTGCTGGTCCTGACCGGCCTGCTGCCCACCGGCCTCGCCCACGCGGCGGGCTCCGACATCGCCCTGTTCCTGGTCGTGCAGGGCCTCGGCGTCGGCCTGTGCGCCGGCCTGCTGTACGCCGTCGCCATCCGCCGGCTGGGCGCCGAGCGCAGCGCCGCCGTCGGCAGCCTCAGCCCCGTGCTGGTGGTCCTGCTCGCCGTACCGCTGCTCGGGGAGGCGCCCACCCCGGCCGTGCTCGCCGGGGTCCCGCTGATCACCGCGGGCGTCGTCCTCGCCCACCGCCGCGCGGGCGGCCGCCCCCCGGCCCCCGACCCCGCTCCCTCTCCCGCCC
- a CDS encoding Lrp/AsnC family transcriptional regulator, which yields MDAVDLQIVRELQADGRLTNQELADRVRLSPSPCLRRVRRLEEAGLIRGYTAMVDQVAFGLPVTVFVRIRLERHTAEAVALFEEHVAVIGHIQDCYLMAGSSDYLLRVVIEDLEAYEALVRHRIHAIPGIAAIESSFAYGSVKQTRVYPAPRTPARARHDPKGTV from the coding sequence GTGGACGCAGTCGATCTGCAGATCGTCCGGGAGTTGCAGGCGGACGGCCGCCTCACCAACCAGGAGCTGGCCGACCGCGTCCGCCTGTCCCCCTCCCCCTGTCTGCGCCGGGTCCGGCGGTTGGAGGAGGCGGGCCTGATCCGCGGCTACACCGCCATGGTCGACCAGGTCGCCTTCGGCCTCCCGGTCACCGTGTTCGTCCGGATCCGGCTGGAGCGCCACACGGCGGAGGCGGTCGCGCTGTTCGAGGAGCACGTCGCGGTCATCGGGCACATCCAGGACTGCTACCTGATGGCGGGCAGCAGCGACTACCTGCTGCGGGTGGTCATCGAGGACCTGGAGGCGTACGAGGCCCTGGTCCGCCACCGCATCCACGCCATCCCCGGCATCGCCGCGATCGAGTCGAGCTTCGCCTACGGCAGCGTGAAGCAGACCCGCGTGTACCCGGCCCCGCGCACCCCGGCCCGGGCCCGGCACGATCCGAAGGGCACGGTCTAG
- a CDS encoding O-acetyl-ADP-ribose deacetylase: MTRITLVLGDITAERADVIVNAANSSLLGGGGVDGAIHRRGGPEILAACEDLRRSHHGKGLATGGAVATTAGRLQAGHVVHTVGPVWSREEDRSRLLASCYRESLRIADGLGARTVAFPAVSTGVYGWPLDDGARIAVETVRATRTAVEEVRFVLFDERAHAAFAAAVAQGPDGSA, from the coding sequence ATGACGCGCATCACCCTGGTCCTCGGCGACATCACGGCGGAGCGGGCCGACGTGATCGTCAACGCCGCCAACTCCTCGCTGCTCGGCGGGGGCGGGGTCGACGGGGCCATCCACCGGCGCGGCGGGCCGGAGATCCTGGCGGCCTGCGAGGACCTGCGCCGCTCGCACCACGGCAAGGGCCTGGCGACGGGCGGGGCGGTGGCCACCACCGCAGGCCGGCTCCAGGCCGGGCACGTGGTGCACACGGTCGGGCCGGTCTGGTCCCGCGAGGAGGACCGGTCGCGGCTGCTCGCCTCCTGCTACCGCGAGTCCCTGCGGATCGCGGACGGACTGGGGGCCCGCACGGTCGCCTTTCCGGCCGTCTCGACCGGCGTCTACGGCTGGCCGCTGGACGACGGCGCCCGGATCGCGGTGGAGACCGTACGGGCGACCCGCACGGCGGTGGAGGAGGTCCGCTTCGTCCTCTTCGACGAGCGGGCCCACGCGGCCTTCGCGGCGGCGGTCGCGCAGGGGCCGGACGGCTCGGCCTAG
- a CDS encoding phytoene desaturase family protein — protein sequence MPSILDAVVVGAGPNGLTAAVELARRGLSVAVFEAAGSIGGGARTEELTLPGFRHDPCSAVHPLGVGSPVFSTMPLDRYGLEWLHPALPMAHPFDDGTAAVLSRSVAETAASFGPRDAGAYRRLVDPFLGKWPTLARDFMSLPSTALPRDPLTLARFGLAGLPPSTWLLRRFRDERARALFAGLVAHVIAPLGGIGTGAVGLVFALAAHANGWPLPRGGSQSISDALAGYLRDLGGSVHTDFEVKRLDDLPPARAYVFDTSPTALARIAGLGRAYDGYRYGASVFKLDYALDGPVPWTAEEPRRAGTVQIGPRTRDIDASLHLASTGRAPRYPFLITAQPSLVDPGRAPAGRHVFWAYGHVPAGWDGDLTDAVERQLERFAPGFRDLVLARATAGPPQLAARNPNYVGGDIACGAASGLQLLLRPKVSLFPYATAHPAVFLCSSATPPGPGVHGMSGHNAAKAVWRHLRKAPR from the coding sequence GTGCCGTCGATCCTCGATGCGGTCGTGGTGGGGGCGGGGCCCAACGGGCTCACCGCCGCCGTCGAACTCGCCCGGCGCGGCCTCTCCGTGGCCGTCTTCGAGGCCGCGGGGTCGATCGGCGGGGGAGCGCGCACCGAGGAGCTCACCCTCCCCGGCTTCCGGCACGACCCCTGCTCGGCCGTGCACCCCCTCGGTGTCGGCTCGCCCGTCTTCTCCACCATGCCGCTCGACCGGTACGGGCTGGAGTGGCTGCACCCGGCGCTGCCCATGGCCCATCCCTTCGACGACGGCACGGCCGCCGTCCTGTCCCGTTCCGTCGCCGAGACGGCCGCCTCCTTCGGCCCCCGCGACGCGGGCGCCTACCGCCGCCTCGTCGATCCGTTCCTCGGCAAGTGGCCGACCCTGGCCCGGGACTTCATGTCGCTGCCGAGCACCGCGCTGCCCCGCGACCCCCTCACCCTCGCCCGCTTCGGCCTCGCCGGACTGCCGCCCTCCACCTGGCTGCTGCGCCGCTTCCGCGACGAGCGGGCGCGGGCGCTGTTCGCCGGGCTCGTCGCCCACGTCATCGCCCCGCTCGGCGGCATCGGCACCGGCGCCGTCGGCCTGGTGTTCGCGCTCGCCGCCCACGCGAACGGCTGGCCCCTGCCGCGCGGCGGCTCGCAGTCGATCTCCGACGCCCTCGCCGGGTACCTGCGCGACCTCGGCGGGAGTGTCCACACCGACTTCGAGGTCAAGCGGCTCGACGACCTCCCGCCGGCCCGCGCGTACGTCTTCGACACCTCGCCCACCGCCCTCGCCCGCATCGCCGGCCTCGGACGGGCCTACGACGGCTACCGGTACGGGGCCTCCGTCTTCAAGCTCGACTACGCGCTGGACGGCCCGGTCCCGTGGACGGCCGAGGAGCCGCGCCGGGCCGGCACCGTGCAGATCGGCCCGCGCACCCGCGACATCGACGCCTCCCTGCACCTGGCCTCCACCGGCCGGGCCCCGCGCTACCCCTTCCTGATCACCGCGCAGCCCAGCCTGGTCGACCCCGGCCGGGCGCCCGCGGGCCGGCACGTGTTCTGGGCGTACGGGCACGTGCCGGCCGGCTGGGACGGCGACCTCACCGACGCGGTCGAGCGCCAACTGGAGCGCTTCGCCCCCGGCTTCCGCGACCTCGTACTGGCCCGCGCCACCGCCGGACCGCCACAACTGGCCGCCCGCAACCCCAACTACGTCGGCGGGGACATCGCCTGCGGGGCCGCCTCGGGGCTCCAGCTGCTGCTGCGCCCGAAGGTCAGCCTCTTTCCGTACGCCACCGCGCACCCCGCGGTGTTCCTCTGCTCCTCGGCCACCCCGCCCGGCCCCGGCGTGCACGGCATGTCCGGGCACAACGCGGCCAAGGCGGTCTGGCGCCACCTTCGGAAGGCCCCGCGATGA
- a CDS encoding inositol monophosphatase family protein has protein sequence MIDDFLAHGLSDVEEAVRKAAAIEIMPRFRQLAEHEVDQKSGPHDLVTVADRQAEEYLTAALKRLLPGSAVVGEEAVHADPAAYGALREDAPVWIVDPVDGTRQFVSGDPAFCTLVALAHRGELLASWTYAPALEELSTAVRGQGAYVNGARIRSGSPEPRAELRVAMAHPFYTSEEDKRALARLDVPGVAARPCGSAGLEYLRVARGEMDALAFTWPSAWDHAAGLLLVAEAGGHQSTVAGVPFRVDRDNALPFAVGRDEATALRVRELLRGDPDGAARERRAR, from the coding sequence ATGATCGATGATTTTCTGGCCCATGGCCTGTCCGACGTGGAAGAGGCCGTCCGCAAGGCGGCGGCGATCGAGATCATGCCCCGGTTCCGGCAGCTCGCCGAGCACGAGGTCGACCAGAAGAGCGGCCCCCACGACCTGGTGACCGTCGCGGACCGGCAGGCCGAGGAGTACCTCACCGCCGCCCTGAAGCGGCTGCTGCCCGGCTCCGCCGTGGTGGGCGAGGAGGCCGTCCACGCCGACCCGGCCGCCTACGGGGCGCTGCGCGAGGACGCGCCGGTGTGGATCGTCGACCCGGTCGACGGCACCCGCCAGTTCGTCTCCGGTGATCCGGCCTTCTGCACGCTGGTCGCGCTCGCCCACCGCGGCGAGCTCCTCGCCTCCTGGACCTACGCCCCGGCGCTGGAGGAACTGTCCACCGCCGTCCGCGGCCAGGGCGCGTACGTCAACGGCGCGCGCATACGCAGCGGTTCGCCCGAGCCCCGAGCCGAGCTGCGGGTCGCGATGGCCCACCCGTTCTACACCTCCGAGGAGGACAAGCGGGCCCTGGCACGGCTGGACGTGCCCGGGGTCGCGGCCCGCCCGTGCGGGTCCGCCGGCCTGGAGTACCTGCGCGTCGCCCGCGGCGAGATGGACGCCCTGGCCTTCACCTGGCCCTCGGCCTGGGACCACGCGGCCGGGCTGCTGCTCGTCGCCGAGGCCGGCGGCCACCAGAGCACGGTCGCCGGCGTCCCCTTCCGGGTGGACCGGGACAACGCGCTGCCCTTCGCCGTCGGCCGAGACGAGGCCACCGCGCTCCGCGTCCGCGAGCTGCTGCGCGGGGACCCGGACGGGGCCGCACGGGAGCGCCGGGCCCGGTAG
- a CDS encoding TIGR03842 family LLM class F420-dependent oxidoreductase — MDFGLVLQTDPPASQVVSLMRRAERNGFRYGWTFDSAVLWQEPFVVYSQILEHTRTLRVGPMVTNPGTRTWEVTASAFATLNDMFGNRTVCGIGRGDSAMRVAGRAPNTLARLGEAIDAIRDLAEGREAVVDGTALRIPWIRDGRLPVWMAAYGPKALALAGRKADGFILQLADPYLTEWMVTSVREAAAAAGRDPAAITICVAAPAYVGEDLGHARDQCRWFGGMVGNHVADLVGRYGEHSSMVPDELTAYVKARQGYDYSHHGRAGNPSADFVPDEIVDRFCLLGPAEAHVEKLRTLRDLGVDQFAVYAMHDAREAVIDTYGSHVIPALGG; from the coding sequence ATGGACTTCGGCCTCGTCCTGCAAACCGACCCGCCCGCCTCCCAGGTGGTCAGCCTGATGCGCCGCGCCGAGCGCAACGGCTTCCGCTACGGCTGGACCTTCGACTCCGCCGTGCTGTGGCAGGAGCCCTTCGTCGTCTACAGCCAGATCCTGGAGCACACCCGCACGCTGCGCGTCGGACCGATGGTGACCAACCCGGGCACCCGCACCTGGGAGGTGACGGCCTCCGCCTTCGCCACCCTCAACGACATGTTCGGCAACCGCACGGTGTGCGGCATCGGGCGCGGGGACTCGGCGATGCGGGTCGCGGGCCGCGCCCCCAACACCCTCGCCCGGCTCGGCGAGGCCATCGACGCCATCCGCGACCTCGCCGAGGGCCGTGAGGCGGTGGTCGACGGCACGGCGCTGCGCATCCCGTGGATCCGCGACGGGAGGCTGCCGGTGTGGATGGCGGCGTACGGGCCGAAGGCGCTGGCCCTGGCCGGACGGAAGGCGGACGGGTTCATCCTCCAGCTCGCCGACCCCTACCTCACCGAGTGGATGGTCACGTCGGTGCGCGAGGCGGCCGCGGCCGCCGGCCGCGACCCGGCCGCCATCACCATCTGCGTCGCCGCCCCGGCCTACGTGGGCGAGGACCTCGGGCACGCCCGCGACCAGTGCCGGTGGTTCGGAGGCATGGTCGGCAACCACGTCGCGGACCTCGTCGGCCGCTACGGCGAGCACTCCTCGATGGTCCCCGACGAGCTCACCGCGTACGTCAAGGCCCGCCAGGGCTACGACTACAGCCACCACGGCCGCGCCGGGAACCCGTCGGCCGACTTCGTCCCCGACGAGATCGTCGACCGGTTCTGCCTGCTGGGACCGGCCGAAGCCCACGTCGAGAAGTTGCGGACCCTGCGCGACCTGGGCGTCGACCAGTTCGCCGTGTACGCCATGCACGACGCGCGCGAGGCCGTGATCGACACCTACGGCAGCCACGTCATCCCGGCCCTCGGCGGCTGA
- the hydA gene encoding dihydropyrimidinase produces the protein MSTRTLIHGGLVVTAADELHADVLIEDGRVAALAAHGSAAAAAWTADRTLDATGKYVIPGGVDAHTHMELPFGGTAASDTFETGTRAAAWGGTTTIVDFAVQSPGRALREGLDTWYAKADGTCSVDYAFHMILSDVNESTLKEMDHLVGEGVTSFKLFMAYPGVFYSDDGQILRAMQRGAANGGLIMMHAENGIAIDVLVEQALARGETDPRHHGEVRRVLLEAEATHRAIQLARVAGSPLYVVHVSAEEALAELAAARDKGLPVFGETCPQYLFLSTDNLEEPDFQGAKYVCSTPLRPREHQAALWRGLRTNDLQVVSTDHCPFCFRGQKELGRGDFSKIPNGLPGVENRMDLLHQAVLDGHISRRRWIEIACATPARMFGLYPRKGTIAPGSDADIVLYDPHAEQVISAETHHMNVDYSAYEGRRITGRVDTVLSRGELVIDRREYTGRAGHGAFVPRSTCQYL, from the coding sequence ATGAGCACCCGCACCCTGATCCACGGCGGCCTGGTCGTCACGGCCGCCGACGAACTCCACGCCGACGTCCTCATCGAGGACGGCCGGGTGGCGGCCCTGGCCGCGCACGGCTCGGCGGCCGCCGCGGCCTGGACCGCCGACCGCACGCTCGACGCGACCGGGAAGTACGTCATCCCGGGCGGCGTCGACGCCCACACCCACATGGAGCTGCCCTTCGGCGGCACCGCCGCCTCGGACACCTTCGAGACCGGCACCCGGGCCGCGGCCTGGGGCGGCACCACCACCATCGTGGACTTCGCCGTGCAGAGCCCGGGCCGCGCCCTGCGCGAGGGCCTCGACACCTGGTACGCGAAGGCGGACGGCACCTGCTCCGTCGACTACGCCTTCCACATGATCCTCTCGGACGTCAACGAGAGCACCCTCAAGGAGATGGACCACCTCGTCGGCGAGGGCGTCACCTCCTTCAAGCTGTTCATGGCCTACCCCGGCGTCTTCTACAGCGACGACGGACAGATCCTGCGCGCCATGCAGCGCGGCGCCGCCAACGGCGGGCTGATCATGATGCACGCCGAGAACGGCATCGCCATCGACGTCCTCGTCGAGCAGGCCCTCGCCCGCGGCGAGACCGACCCCCGCCACCACGGCGAGGTCCGCAGGGTGCTCCTCGAAGCCGAGGCAACCCACCGCGCGATCCAGCTGGCCCGGGTCGCCGGCTCCCCGCTGTACGTGGTGCACGTCTCGGCGGAGGAGGCGCTGGCCGAGCTGGCCGCCGCCCGCGACAAGGGACTGCCCGTCTTCGGCGAGACCTGTCCCCAGTACCTCTTCCTGTCCACCGACAACCTCGAAGAGCCCGACTTCCAGGGCGCCAAGTACGTCTGCTCCACGCCGCTGCGCCCCCGCGAGCACCAGGCGGCGCTCTGGCGGGGCCTGCGGACCAACGACCTCCAGGTCGTCTCCACCGACCACTGCCCGTTCTGCTTCCGCGGCCAGAAGGAGCTGGGCCGCGGCGACTTCTCCAAGATCCCCAACGGGCTGCCGGGCGTGGAGAACCGCATGGACCTCCTGCACCAGGCCGTCCTGGACGGGCACATCAGCCGACGGCGCTGGATCGAGATCGCCTGCGCGACCCCGGCCCGCATGTTCGGCCTCTACCCCCGGAAGGGCACCATCGCGCCCGGTTCCGACGCCGACATCGTCCTCTACGATCCGCACGCCGAGCAGGTCATCTCCGCCGAGACCCACCACATGAACGTGGACTACTCGGCGTACGAGGGCAGGCGGATCACCGGACGCGTCGACACCGTGCTCTCGCGCGGCGAACTCGTCATCGACCGGCGCGAGTACACCGGCCGGGCCGGCCACGGGGCCTTCGTCCCCCGCTCCACCTGCCAGTACCTGTAA
- a CDS encoding aspartate aminotransferase family protein, which yields MPDWLALYYDRPIELTHGEGRHVWDADGNRYLDFFGGILTTMTAHALPEVTKAVADQAGRIIHSSTLYLNRPMIELAERVAALSGIPDARVFFTTSGTEANDTALLLATTYRRSNQILAMRNSYHGRSFSTVSVTGNRGWSTTSLSPLQTYYVHGAVRTRGPFAALPDAEFTAAAVADLEDVLGQARGGVAALIAEPVQGVGGFTAPPDGLYGAFREVLDRHGILWISDEVQTGWGRTGDHFWGWQAHAQNGPPDILTFAKGIGNGMSIGGVVARSEVMNCLDASSISTFGGSPVTMAAGVANLAYLQEHDLQGNARRVGGLLLNRLRAVCAGVPAVREVRGRGLMAGLELTEPGTDRAHPAAAAAVLEAAREGGLLLGRGGGHDTSVLRIAPPLSLTVAEAEEGAEILEQALRSIP from the coding sequence ATGCCCGACTGGCTCGCGCTCTACTACGACCGCCCCATCGAGCTCACCCACGGCGAGGGCCGCCACGTCTGGGACGCCGACGGCAACCGGTACCTCGACTTCTTCGGGGGCATCCTCACCACGATGACCGCCCACGCCCTGCCCGAGGTCACCAAGGCCGTCGCCGACCAGGCCGGGCGGATCATCCACTCCTCCACCCTCTACCTCAACCGCCCGATGATCGAGCTCGCCGAACGCGTCGCCGCGCTCTCCGGCATCCCCGACGCCCGGGTCTTCTTCACCACCTCCGGCACCGAGGCCAACGACACCGCCCTGCTGCTCGCGACCACGTACCGCCGCTCGAACCAGATCCTGGCGATGCGCAACAGCTACCACGGGCGGTCCTTCTCCACCGTCTCGGTGACCGGCAACCGCGGCTGGTCCACCACCAGCCTCTCGCCCCTCCAGACCTACTACGTCCACGGCGCGGTCCGCACCCGCGGCCCCTTCGCCGCCCTGCCCGACGCCGAGTTCACCGCCGCCGCCGTCGCCGACCTCGAAGACGTCCTCGGCCAGGCGCGCGGGGGAGTGGCCGCCCTCATCGCCGAACCGGTCCAGGGAGTCGGCGGGTTCACCGCACCCCCCGACGGCCTGTACGGGGCCTTCCGCGAGGTGCTCGACCGGCACGGCATCCTGTGGATCAGCGACGAGGTGCAGACCGGCTGGGGGCGCACCGGCGACCACTTCTGGGGCTGGCAGGCCCACGCCCAGAACGGCCCGCCCGACATCCTCACCTTCGCCAAGGGCATCGGCAACGGCATGTCCATCGGCGGGGTCGTGGCCCGCTCCGAGGTGATGAACTGCCTCGACGCCAGCTCCATCTCCACCTTCGGCGGCTCCCCGGTCACCATGGCGGCGGGCGTCGCCAACCTCGCGTACCTCCAGGAACACGACCTCCAGGGCAACGCCCGCCGCGTCGGCGGCCTGCTGCTCAACCGCCTGCGGGCCGTCTGCGCCGGAGTCCCCGCCGTACGGGAGGTCCGCGGCCGCGGCCTGATGGCCGGGCTGGAGCTGACCGAACCGGGCACCGACCGGGCCCACCCGGCCGCGGCCGCGGCCGTCCTGGAAGCCGCCCGCGAAGGCGGCCTGCTCCTCGGCAGGGGCGGCGGGCACGACACGAGCGTGCTGCGCATCGCCCCGCCGCTCTCCCTCACCGTCGCCGAGGCGGAAGAGGGCGCCGAGATCCTCGAACAGGCCTTGCGCAGCATCCCGTAG
- a CDS encoding nitrilase-related carbon-nitrogen hydrolase has product MAQVVRAALVQATWTGDTESMIAKHEAHARRAAAEGAKVIGFQEVFNAPYFCQVQEPEHYRWAEAVPDGPTVRRMQDLARETGMVIVVPVFEQESEGFYYNTAAVIDADGSYLGKYRKHHIPQVKGFWEKYYFRPGNLGWPVFDTAVGRIGVTICYDRHFPEGWRQLGLAGAQLVFNPSATSRGLSAHLWQLEQPASAVANEYFVAAINRVGREEYGDDDFYGTSYFVDPRGQFVGEVASDKEEELLVRDLDFDLIKEVRDQWAFYRDRRPDAYGGLVQP; this is encoded by the coding sequence ATGGCCCAAGTCGTCCGCGCCGCGCTGGTCCAGGCCACCTGGACCGGAGACACCGAATCGATGATCGCCAAGCACGAGGCGCACGCCCGCCGGGCCGCCGCCGAGGGTGCGAAGGTCATCGGCTTCCAGGAGGTCTTCAACGCCCCCTACTTCTGCCAGGTCCAGGAACCGGAGCACTACCGGTGGGCCGAGGCGGTCCCCGACGGCCCCACCGTCCGCCGCATGCAGGACCTCGCCCGCGAGACCGGCATGGTGATCGTGGTCCCCGTCTTCGAGCAGGAGTCCGAGGGCTTCTACTACAACACCGCCGCCGTCATCGACGCCGACGGAAGCTACCTCGGCAAGTACCGCAAGCACCACATCCCGCAGGTCAAGGGGTTCTGGGAGAAGTACTACTTCCGTCCGGGCAACCTCGGCTGGCCCGTGTTCGACACCGCGGTCGGCCGGATCGGCGTCACCATCTGCTACGACCGCCACTTCCCCGAGGGCTGGCGCCAACTGGGCCTGGCCGGAGCCCAGCTGGTCTTCAACCCCTCCGCGACCTCCCGCGGCCTGTCGGCCCACCTGTGGCAGCTCGAACAGCCCGCCTCCGCCGTCGCCAACGAGTACTTCGTCGCCGCGATCAACCGCGTCGGGCGGGAGGAGTACGGCGACGACGACTTCTACGGCACCAGCTACTTCGTCGACCCCCGCGGGCAGTTCGTCGGCGAGGTGGCCTCCGACAAGGAGGAGGAACTCCTCGTCCGGGACCTCGACTTCGACCTGATCAAGGAGGTCCGCGACCAGTGGGCCTTCTACCGCGACCGCCGTCCCGACGCCTACGGAGGGCTCGTACAGCCGTGA
- a CDS encoding PPOX class F420-dependent oxidoreductase, with protein MNLDELGRARYISLTTFRKDGTPVATPVWAVADGGELYVWTRTETWKVKRIRNDGRVRVAACDVRGRIEDGAAVLDGEARLLDEAGLNRVRRLMSRKYTWQYWVVDVPATLWRRGKRPHTAIAVKL; from the coding sequence ATGAATCTCGACGAGCTCGGCCGGGCCCGCTACATCAGCCTCACCACGTTCCGCAAGGACGGCACCCCCGTCGCCACCCCCGTGTGGGCGGTGGCCGACGGCGGCGAGCTGTACGTGTGGACGCGCACCGAGACCTGGAAGGTCAAGCGGATCCGCAACGACGGTCGCGTCCGGGTCGCCGCGTGCGACGTGCGCGGACGCATCGAGGACGGGGCCGCGGTCCTGGACGGCGAGGCCCGGCTGCTCGACGAGGCGGGGCTGAACCGGGTGCGCAGGCTGATGTCGCGCAAGTACACCTGGCAGTACTGGGTGGTGGACGTGCCCGCCACGCTGTGGCGGCGCGGGAAGCGGCCGCACACCGCGATCGCGGTCAAGCTTTGA